From one Brevibacterium sp. 'Marine' genomic stretch:
- a CDS encoding enoyl-CoA hydratase-related protein: MSTSVLTEVSGDVTTVTINRPESLNALDESTFRAIGTAVAEAAVNSRALILTGSQRSFSSGADLQGGVAKREGIDLAGANEIIASILDLPIPTIAAVSGPAAGIGCSLALACDYLVMSEKSYLMLPFTKIGLMPDGGSTALVAASAGRHRALRLALTGEKLQAADALDWGLASEVVPAGSHLERAEEVAAVFAQGPTRALTSSKRAINRASLAELDSSFDREVEGQDALRASKDFAEGVAAFLDKRAPGFTGE, translated from the coding sequence TTGTCCACCAGTGTTCTCACCGAAGTCAGCGGCGATGTCACGACCGTGACCATCAATCGTCCGGAGAGCCTCAATGCGCTCGACGAGTCGACGTTCCGAGCCATCGGCACAGCCGTCGCCGAGGCGGCCGTGAACTCCCGTGCCCTCATCCTCACCGGCAGTCAGCGGTCCTTCAGCTCCGGGGCGGATCTGCAGGGAGGAGTGGCGAAGCGCGAAGGCATCGACCTCGCCGGGGCGAACGAGATCATCGCCTCGATCCTCGACCTGCCCATCCCTACGATCGCGGCGGTGTCCGGACCGGCCGCTGGCATCGGCTGTTCCCTCGCTCTGGCCTGCGACTATCTGGTGATGAGCGAGAAGTCCTACCTCATGCTGCCGTTCACGAAGATCGGCCTCATGCCCGACGGAGGCTCGACCGCCCTGGTCGCCGCCTCGGCCGGGCGTCACCGGGCTCTGCGCCTGGCGCTGACCGGAGAGAAGCTGCAGGCCGCCGATGCCCTCGACTGGGGATTGGCCAGCGAGGTCGTTCCGGCGGGAAGTCACCTGGAACGTGCCGAAGAAGTCGCCGCAGTCTTCGCTCAGGGCCCCACCCGGGCCCTCACTTCGTCGAAGCGAGCGATCAATCGGGCCAGCCTGGCCGAACTCGACTCGTCCTTCGACCGCGAGGTCGAAGGGCAGGATGCTCTGCGGGCAAGTAAGGACTTCGCCGAGGGAGTCGCCGCCTTCCTCGACAAGAGAGCACCCGGCTTCACCGGGGAATGA
- a CDS encoding GNAT family N-acetyltransferase, with the protein MGQTPDYVLDRPSVDDVDQFFAVDSDPRVWTHLPSGRLTDEEEAEAILVRLVSQWELDGIGPWMVREAPGGDILGHCGCSLRGVAGPGASRGTPGAFWNLGYRFRPEAQGRGLATAVSRDAIAAAGDVDPDLPVVAYLLEVNTASAVVARKLGLELVHRAPDVGNPDPAAIRLVFADRELTADQLDATLA; encoded by the coding sequence ATGGGGCAGACGCCCGACTATGTGCTCGACCGGCCCAGCGTCGACGACGTCGACCAGTTCTTCGCCGTCGACTCCGACCCGCGGGTCTGGACTCACCTGCCCAGCGGACGCCTGACCGATGAGGAGGAAGCCGAAGCGATCCTCGTTCGACTGGTCTCCCAATGGGAGCTCGACGGAATCGGGCCGTGGATGGTCCGGGAGGCGCCCGGCGGGGACATCCTCGGCCATTGCGGGTGCTCGCTGCGCGGAGTCGCCGGCCCCGGTGCCTCCCGCGGCACACCCGGAGCGTTCTGGAACCTCGGATACCGATTCCGCCCCGAGGCGCAGGGGCGGGGACTGGCGACCGCGGTCTCGCGCGATGCGATCGCCGCCGCCGGGGACGTCGACCCCGATCTGCCGGTCGTGGCGTATCTGCTCGAAGTCAACACCGCCTCGGCGGTGGTCGCCCGCAAGCTCGGCCTCGAACTCGTTCACCGCGCACCCGATGTCGGCAATCCCGACCCGGCTGCCATCCGGCTGGTCTTCGCCGACCGGGAGCTCACCGCCGACCAGCTCGACGCAACACTGGCCTGA
- the chrA gene encoding chromate efflux transporter, which translates to MTTAPARTAEVAGSFLRLGLTSFGGPIAHLGYFRETFVGRRAWLDDRAYADLVAVCQMLPGPASSQVGMGLGLRRAGLPGLAAAWVSFTLPSAILLTLFALGLSAFGDLGDAGWLLGLKAAAVAVVAGAVQSMATTLTPDARRASIAAAALILLLVIPDSIVPTALVQIAAIILGGVLGLVWLKRPHKGGKEQESPAEAAAPENRVASRGARRLGIGALIAFAALLLGLPALTAATGDATIRLIDIFYRAGALVFGGGHVVLPLLEAELVPTGLIDHDTFLAGYGAAQAVPGPLFTFAAFLGASMMTGPTGILGAAIALLAIFLPAGLLVIGILPFWERLRAWEPATAALTGVNAAVVGLLGAALYDPVFVEGITSPATLALAVAAFVAGTMWKVPAWATVIGAGLIGWLLL; encoded by the coding sequence ATGACGACTGCACCTGCCCGCACCGCCGAGGTGGCCGGTTCGTTCCTGCGCCTGGGCCTGACATCGTTCGGCGGTCCCATCGCCCACCTCGGGTACTTCCGTGAGACCTTCGTCGGCCGCCGCGCGTGGCTGGATGACCGCGCATACGCCGACCTCGTGGCCGTGTGCCAGATGCTGCCCGGCCCCGCGTCGAGCCAGGTCGGAATGGGACTCGGGCTGCGCCGTGCGGGCCTGCCGGGGCTCGCAGCCGCGTGGGTGAGCTTCACCCTGCCGTCGGCGATTCTGCTCACCCTCTTCGCGCTCGGGCTCTCGGCCTTCGGCGACCTCGGCGATGCCGGGTGGCTGCTCGGGCTCAAGGCCGCCGCGGTGGCCGTCGTCGCCGGTGCCGTGCAGTCGATGGCGACAACGCTGACCCCCGATGCCCGGCGGGCGAGCATCGCCGCTGCCGCCCTCATCCTCCTGCTCGTCATCCCGGATTCGATCGTGCCGACGGCCCTCGTCCAGATCGCAGCGATCATCCTCGGCGGAGTGCTCGGCCTCGTGTGGCTGAAACGGCCCCACAAAGGTGGGAAAGAGCAGGAATCCCCCGCCGAGGCGGCCGCCCCCGAGAATAGGGTCGCCTCCCGCGGCGCCAGACGGCTGGGCATCGGCGCCCTCATCGCCTTCGCCGCGTTGCTGCTCGGACTGCCCGCACTCACTGCGGCGACCGGGGACGCGACCATTCGCCTCATCGACATCTTCTATCGGGCCGGAGCCCTGGTCTTCGGCGGTGGCCACGTCGTCCTGCCCCTGCTCGAGGCCGAACTCGTGCCCACGGGGCTGATCGACCACGATACGTTCCTCGCCGGCTACGGCGCCGCTCAGGCCGTCCCCGGTCCGCTGTTCACCTTCGCTGCGTTCCTCGGAGCGTCGATGATGACGGGACCGACCGGTATCCTCGGCGCCGCCATCGCCCTGCTGGCGATCTTCCTTCCCGCCGGTCTGCTGGTGATCGGGATCCTGCCGTTCTGGGAACGGCTGCGTGCCTGGGAACCGGCGACGGCGGCACTGACCGGAGTCAATGCCGCCGTCGTGGGGCTGCTGGGAGCCGCGCTCTACGATCCCGTCTTCGTCGAGGGGATCACCTCGCCTGCGACCCTGGCGCTGGCCGTCGCCGCCTTCGTTGCCGGGACCATGTGGAAGGTCCCGGCATGGGCGACGGTGATCGGCGCAGGGCTCATCGGCTGGCTGCTGCTGTGA
- a CDS encoding LysR family transcriptional regulator, whose translation MHALGNMKNWPELQALGLLVALSGNARSIGQAAAKLDLAQPNASRSLRNLERDLKVPLLRRSPRGTELTVEGRAVAEWASKVIEAYDTLYAGARAIQDARAGTVKVSASLTVAEYLMPHHLTTFRAAHPTIDIGLSVENSATVIDRVRRQTCDLGLIESVSLPQDLNAEVVGRDRLMIACAPDFAHAWTTPITAEGLAQVPLLVRENGSGTRETIDAALLGAGGVRVAGEYGSNSALRIAAATSVAPAVLSELALRDDFRAGRLVPLPVGDDVDLTRELHAVWAKGRRQSPGARLLLEHMIDSLE comes from the coding sequence ATGCACGCTCTCGGCAATATGAAGAACTGGCCCGAGCTTCAGGCTCTGGGTCTGCTGGTGGCCCTCAGCGGCAACGCCCGATCGATCGGCCAGGCCGCGGCGAAACTCGATCTCGCCCAGCCGAACGCCTCGCGCAGTCTGCGCAATCTCGAACGCGATCTCAAAGTGCCGCTGCTGCGGCGCTCGCCGCGGGGAACCGAACTCACCGTCGAAGGCCGGGCCGTCGCCGAATGGGCCTCGAAGGTCATCGAAGCCTACGACACCCTCTACGCCGGTGCCCGCGCCATCCAGGACGCCCGCGCCGGAACCGTCAAGGTCAGCGCCTCGCTGACGGTCGCCGAATACCTCATGCCCCACCACCTCACGACCTTCCGTGCCGCGCATCCGACGATCGACATCGGTCTGTCGGTGGAGAACTCCGCGACCGTCATCGACCGGGTGCGCCGGCAGACCTGCGACCTCGGGCTCATCGAGTCCGTGTCCCTGCCCCAGGACCTCAACGCCGAGGTGGTCGGCCGTGACCGACTCATGATCGCCTGTGCCCCGGATTTCGCCCACGCCTGGACGACGCCGATCACCGCCGAGGGGCTCGCGCAGGTGCCGCTGCTGGTGCGTGAGAACGGCTCCGGCACGAGGGAGACCATCGACGCGGCGCTGCTCGGCGCGGGCGGGGTGCGCGTGGCCGGCGAGTACGGATCGAATTCCGCCCTGCGCATCGCCGCCGCCACATCCGTGGCCCCGGCCGTTCTCTCCGAGCTCGCTCTGCGCGATGATTTCCGGGCCGGGCGGCTGGTGCCGCTGCCGGTGGGCGACGACGTCGACCTCACCCGCGAACTCCACGCCGTGTGGGCGAAGGGCAGGCGGCAGTCGCCCGGAGCGCGCCTGCTGCTCGAGCACATGATCGACAGTCTCGAGTGA
- a CDS encoding IS110 family transposase, whose translation MTIISHLYAFVVGVDTHAKNHVYSVLTKSGEHIDTATFPTTKAGIKRALTWAGRRTGGDLETLWVIEGIGTYGAILADHVAEAGYTVAEAASMNARDRHATGKDDRIDARRIAGAVLSLDESRLRFPRQADGPRQGLRILVKARESMTREKTRTINALTALLRGHDLGVDARRKLSVVTIQTVAKWRIRDESVALTEARREAIRLAKRVVELDAEIKDYAARIEALVKDSPGAALLAEPGIGPITAAVFYLAWSHHGRVRSEAAFAKLAGVCPIPASSGNVVRFRLNRSGDRRLNSALYMVAVTRLSHHKKSQAYMARRLSEGKTKKETIRCMKRSLARSVYRILEATNPIGQAA comes from the coding sequence ATGACTATCATCTCGCATTTATACGCGTTTGTCGTTGGCGTCGACACCCACGCGAAGAACCACGTCTACAGTGTCCTCACCAAGTCTGGTGAGCACATCGATACTGCCACGTTCCCGACGACAAAAGCCGGCATCAAACGAGCCCTGACGTGGGCCGGGCGTCGTACCGGCGGGGACCTTGAGACCCTGTGGGTGATCGAGGGTATCGGCACGTACGGGGCGATCCTGGCCGATCATGTCGCCGAGGCCGGGTACACGGTCGCCGAGGCTGCCAGCATGAATGCTCGCGACCGGCATGCCACGGGCAAGGACGACCGGATCGATGCCCGACGGATCGCTGGCGCGGTCCTGTCGCTGGATGAGTCGCGGCTGCGGTTTCCCCGGCAGGCTGATGGGCCGCGTCAGGGACTGCGGATCCTGGTCAAGGCGCGGGAGTCCATGACTCGGGAGAAGACCCGGACGATCAATGCGCTCACTGCGCTGTTGCGTGGTCATGACCTCGGTGTCGATGCGCGTCGGAAATTGTCTGTCGTCACGATTCAGACGGTGGCGAAGTGGCGGATCAGGGACGAGTCTGTGGCACTGACCGAGGCTCGTCGGGAAGCCATCCGGTTAGCCAAACGTGTCGTCGAGCTCGATGCCGAAATCAAGGACTACGCCGCCCGGATCGAGGCCTTGGTCAAGGACAGTCCGGGGGCGGCGTTGCTGGCTGAGCCGGGGATCGGTCCGATCACTGCGGCTGTGTTCTACCTGGCGTGGTCGCATCATGGGCGGGTGCGTTCCGAGGCTGCGTTCGCGAAGTTGGCGGGGGTCTGTCCGATACCGGCGTCGTCGGGGAATGTGGTGAGGTTCCGGCTGAATCGCAGTGGTGATCGTCGGTTGAATTCTGCGTTGTACATGGTGGCAGTCACGCGGCTTTCTCACCATAAGAAGTCCCAGGCGTACATGGCTAGACGGCTGAGTGAGGGGAAGACGAAGAAGGAGACGATCCGGTGTATGAAGCGTAGTTTGGCCCGTTCGGTGTATCGGATTCTCGAGGCCACGAACCCGATCGGTCAAGCCGCTTGA
- a CDS encoding cytochrome c oxidase assembly protein codes for MSGVMWHPSLPPTFSRVIDWHPQPIPVIVILAAAGLLVYAFCVWLLHRRGVRWPISRLIWWCSGIVTVILVDGTALNGYGMELFSMHMIQHMILSMLSPILLVLGAPITLMLRVLPAGSGRWNLRRIILAVVHSRPMRVLTNPIVTTALFLMSLYGLYFTPIFDRLMSTMWGHNLMFIHFVAIGMLYFWNIFGVDPSPRTDGKRRLGIDPTVVQVFEVVATVPFHAFFGIVVMMSSTLLTGYYGMAPWGIDPLDDQFVGGGIAWAFTEIPTLIMLGVLIIQWQRSDERLSRRIDRQAARDGDAQLQAYNRYLAQLHAEDQRSPRRRA; via the coding sequence ATGAGCGGGGTGATGTGGCACCCGAGTCTGCCTCCGACCTTCTCACGAGTCATCGACTGGCATCCGCAGCCGATCCCCGTCATCGTCATCCTGGCCGCGGCCGGTCTGCTGGTGTACGCCTTCTGCGTGTGGCTTCTTCACCGTCGTGGCGTGCGCTGGCCGATCTCCCGCCTGATCTGGTGGTGCTCGGGCATCGTCACGGTGATTCTCGTCGACGGCACAGCACTCAACGGCTACGGCATGGAGCTGTTCAGCATGCACATGATCCAACACATGATCCTGTCGATGCTCAGCCCCATCCTGCTGGTCCTCGGCGCGCCGATCACACTGATGCTGCGCGTTCTGCCGGCCGGGTCGGGACGGTGGAATCTGCGCCGCATCATCCTCGCCGTCGTCCACAGCCGCCCGATGCGCGTGCTGACGAACCCGATCGTGACGACCGCACTCTTCCTCATGAGCCTCTACGGGCTCTACTTCACTCCGATCTTCGACCGGCTGATGTCGACGATGTGGGGTCACAATCTGATGTTCATCCACTTCGTGGCCATCGGCATGCTCTATTTCTGGAACATCTTCGGCGTCGACCCGTCCCCGCGCACCGACGGCAAGCGGAGGCTGGGCATCGATCCGACCGTCGTCCAAGTCTTCGAGGTCGTCGCCACCGTGCCGTTCCATGCGTTCTTCGGAATCGTGGTGATGATGTCGAGCACCCTGCTGACCGGCTACTACGGTATGGCGCCGTGGGGCATCGACCCGTTGGACGATCAGTTCGTCGGTGGCGGCATCGCCTGGGCCTTCACGGAGATCCCCACCCTGATCATGCTCGGGGTGCTGATCATCCAGTGGCAGAGATCGGACGAGCGTCTCAGCCGCAGAATCGACCGTCAGGCCGCTCGCGACGGCGACGCCCAACTGCAGGCCTACAACCGCTATCTCGCGCAGCTGCACGCCGAAGACCAGCGCAGTCCCCGCCGCCGGGCATAA
- a CDS encoding PLP-dependent aspartate aminotransferase family protein: MTQPEPAPSSAARSEYAAETLVVETGRPQRTDGAAVNPPIDLSSTFVGAGDISASPYAYARFDTPAWTPFEEALGQLEHASLPGLVFGSGLAAISAVISLVPAGGTLIIPTHSYQGALASAEQIAGRQNFDLVTVDISDTEAVIAALDRAGHATTGQAATDGTAASAGDTDGTTASASAGTAGSPGMLWIESPTNPMLEVADVPALTATAKDRGFLVCVDNTFATPLLQTPLDLGVDIVVHSVTKYLAGHSDVVLGAVITGNTELREELHTERSMRGGIAGPFEVWLALRGLRTLAVRLDRAQANAQAIAERLAAHPAVVETRYPGLPDDPGHARAAAQMNGFGAIISFTVESADKATAIAEAVRLWTPATSLGGVESLIERRRRHPSEPATVPEGLIRLSVGIENLDDLWADLEAALA; encoded by the coding sequence ATGACACAGCCTGAGCCTGCCCCCTCATCCGCCGCTCGTTCCGAGTACGCTGCCGAGACTCTCGTCGTCGAAACCGGGCGCCCGCAGCGCACCGACGGCGCTGCCGTGAACCCGCCGATCGATCTGTCCTCGACCTTCGTGGGCGCGGGCGACATCTCCGCATCGCCCTACGCCTATGCCCGTTTCGACACTCCTGCTTGGACGCCCTTCGAAGAGGCGCTCGGTCAGCTCGAACATGCCAGCCTGCCCGGACTGGTCTTCGGCTCCGGTCTGGCCGCGATCTCCGCCGTGATCAGCCTCGTGCCCGCCGGCGGCACGCTCATCATCCCGACTCACAGCTACCAGGGGGCGCTCGCCTCCGCGGAGCAGATCGCCGGGCGGCAGAACTTCGACCTCGTCACCGTCGACATCTCCGACACCGAGGCGGTCATCGCCGCCCTCGATCGAGCGGGGCACGCCACGACAGGTCAGGCGGCGACGGACGGGACGGCCGCCTCGGCGGGGGACACGGATGGAACGACCGCCTCGGCGAGTGCCGGCACAGCCGGATCCCCGGGGATGCTGTGGATCGAATCGCCGACGAACCCGATGCTCGAGGTCGCCGACGTTCCCGCGCTGACCGCGACCGCCAAGGACCGCGGGTTCCTCGTCTGCGTCGACAACACCTTCGCCACCCCGCTGCTGCAGACTCCGCTCGATCTGGGCGTCGACATCGTCGTGCACTCGGTGACGAAATACCTGGCAGGCCACTCCGACGTCGTCCTCGGCGCGGTCATCACCGGCAACACCGAACTGCGCGAGGAGCTGCACACGGAACGATCCATGCGCGGCGGCATCGCAGGACCCTTCGAGGTCTGGCTGGCCCTGCGCGGACTGCGCACCCTGGCGGTGCGCCTCGACCGCGCGCAGGCCAACGCCCAAGCCATCGCCGAGCGCCTGGCCGCCCACCCCGCCGTCGTCGAAACCCGCTACCCGGGCCTACCGGACGACCCCGGCCATGCCCGCGCGGCCGCGCAGATGAACGGGTTCGGCGCGATCATCTCCTTCACCGTCGAATCCGCGGACAAGGCCACCGCCATCGCCGAGGCGGTCCGACTGTGGACGCCGGCGACCTCCCTCGGCGGGGTGGAATCCCTCATCGAGCGTCGTCGGCGGCACCCGTCGGAACCGGCGACCGTGCCCGAGGGACTCATCCGTCTGAGCGTGGGCATCGAGAACCTCGACGACCTGTGGGCCGACCTCGAGGCGGCCCTGGCCTGA
- a CDS encoding putative sulfate exporter family transporter — translation MNRLTSLLPGLAVAAVATAVAWPISMLAPVLSPLLVAIVLGILLGNLVPNLPEAFMPGLSFAAKPLLRLGIVALGAQVVLGDILDLGWLVLVLAAVIVAAGILSALALAGPLKVDRPLAVLIGSGFGICGAAAVAGVESTLKSKKEDVAAAIGLVVLFGTLMIAIVPGLSTALGLSPETAGMWGGAATHEVAQVVAIGGIIGPAALEIAVLVKLARVIMLAPTVAVFSYAVRRSEDKSLANTGTEAAAGSEPVAGSAATPAGAGSAAGSAAASGSEPTAGSVSTTTKQAPTQGKRPPIVPLFVVGFLIMAALRTFGLLPEFAVTGLSWIQTVCLAMAMFALGRGVQWRSLRNLGARPIALAALVTIIVALIALGGALLLT, via the coding sequence ATGAACCGCTTGACCTCCCTCTTACCCGGACTCGCCGTCGCCGCCGTGGCCACGGCCGTCGCGTGGCCGATCTCCATGCTCGCCCCCGTGCTCTCACCGCTGCTCGTGGCGATCGTGCTCGGCATCCTCCTGGGCAATCTCGTGCCCAACCTCCCCGAGGCGTTCATGCCCGGACTCAGCTTCGCGGCGAAGCCGCTGCTGCGCCTGGGCATCGTCGCTCTCGGTGCGCAGGTGGTGCTCGGCGACATCCTCGATCTCGGCTGGCTCGTCCTCGTCCTCGCCGCCGTCATCGTCGCCGCCGGCATCCTCTCCGCCCTGGCCCTGGCCGGACCGCTCAAGGTCGACCGTCCCCTGGCCGTGCTCATCGGCAGCGGCTTCGGCATCTGCGGTGCCGCCGCCGTCGCCGGAGTCGAGTCGACCCTGAAGTCGAAGAAAGAGGATGTCGCCGCCGCGATCGGCCTCGTCGTCCTCTTCGGCACTCTGATGATCGCGATCGTGCCCGGACTCTCGACCGCCCTGGGTCTGTCCCCGGAGACCGCCGGAATGTGGGGCGGAGCCGCCACCCATGAGGTCGCCCAGGTCGTGGCGATCGGCGGCATCATCGGGCCCGCGGCCCTCGAGATCGCCGTGCTCGTCAAGCTCGCCCGCGTCATCATGCTCGCCCCCACGGTCGCCGTGTTCAGCTACGCAGTGCGCCGCAGTGAGGACAAGTCACTGGCGAACACCGGCACCGAGGCGGCCGCGGGTTCCGAGCCGGTCGCGGGTTCCGCCGCGACCCCTGCGGGGGCGGGGTCGGCCGCGGGTTCCGCGGCAGCCTCCGGTTCCGAGCCGACCGCGGGGTCGGTGTCGACCACGACGAAGCAGGCTCCGACTCAGGGCAAGCGCCCGCCGATCGTGCCACTCTTCGTCGTGGGGTTCCTCATTATGGCGGCTCTGCGCACCTTCGGTCTGCTGCCGGAGTTCGCGGTCACCGGCCTCAGTTGGATTCAGACCGTGTGCTTGGCGATGGCGATGTTCGCCCTCGGTCGCGGAGTGCAGTGGCGATCACTGAGGAACCTCGGCGCCCGACCGATCGCCCTGGCCGCCTTGGTCACGATCATCGTCGCCCTCATCGCCCTCGGCGGAGCCCTCCTCCTCACCTGA
- a CDS encoding long-chain-fatty-acid--CoA ligase — MLTGIPSTLGDSYQLNTTSLIRHAATVFGDVEVVYRRSDGSWGRSNYADEFKRMAQLAQGLADLGVGAGSMVGVLDWNSRRHLELYFAVPGVAATMLQLNLRLAPEDLAYVVSHSKSDWIFVDESLLTVAESLAPKLDVKGWVVMTDKPIAEIETSLNNVVSYEDLIADKPETFDWPVVDEKTAAYAGYTTGTTGRPKGVYYSHRSIYLHTMGGLAALHAGFDDCVMPITPMFHVLSWGFPQNAVAAGAKLVLPGKFAAEEFGAIAQAFVEEKVTLANGAPAIFGPMLQMMKKMPQAPDLSGVRLVSGSSEPPLSMMRGFKEVTGADVIHGYGATETTPLASTNWKIRPGLDLDEEEKWDLKRSQGLPIIGVEMKTVDPEGNELPRDGKSMGELLMRGPWITESYYQLPDNADRFLDGWWRSGDVGTIDEYGYLKITDRLKDVIKSGGEWISSIDMENAILDNPDVSEAAVIGVPDEKWDERPVAYVVANPGAEVTRDAIVETLSARFAKWQMPDEVRVVDEMPRTSVGKLDKKLLRKDWEES, encoded by the coding sequence ATGCTGACAGGAATTCCGTCCACCCTCGGCGACAGCTACCAGCTCAACACCACCAGCCTCATCCGCCACGCAGCCACCGTCTTCGGTGATGTCGAGGTCGTCTACCGCCGTTCGGACGGCTCCTGGGGCCGGTCGAACTACGCCGACGAATTCAAGCGCATGGCTCAGCTCGCGCAGGGCCTCGCCGACCTCGGCGTCGGCGCCGGCTCTATGGTCGGAGTCCTCGACTGGAACTCCCGCCGCCACCTCGAGCTCTACTTCGCCGTCCCCGGTGTGGCCGCGACCATGCTCCAGCTCAACCTGCGTCTGGCTCCCGAAGACCTCGCCTACGTCGTCAGCCACTCGAAGTCGGACTGGATCTTCGTCGACGAATCTCTGCTGACCGTCGCCGAATCGCTGGCCCCGAAGCTCGACGTCAAGGGCTGGGTCGTCATGACCGACAAACCGATCGCCGAGATCGAGACGAGCCTGAACAACGTCGTCTCCTACGAAGATCTCATCGCCGACAAGCCCGAGACCTTCGACTGGCCGGTCGTCGACGAGAAGACCGCCGCCTACGCCGGATACACCACCGGCACCACCGGCCGGCCCAAGGGCGTCTACTACTCGCACCGCTCGATCTACCTGCACACCATGGGCGGTCTGGCCGCACTCCACGCGGGCTTCGACGACTGCGTCATGCCCATCACGCCGATGTTCCATGTGCTGTCGTGGGGATTCCCGCAGAACGCGGTGGCCGCCGGTGCCAAACTCGTCCTGCCGGGCAAGTTCGCCGCCGAGGAGTTCGGCGCCATCGCCCAGGCATTCGTCGAGGAGAAGGTCACCTTGGCCAACGGCGCCCCTGCCATCTTCGGGCCGATGCTGCAGATGATGAAGAAGATGCCGCAGGCTCCGGACCTCTCCGGGGTCCGCCTCGTCTCCGGATCTTCGGAGCCGCCGCTGTCGATGATGCGCGGGTTCAAGGAGGTCACCGGAGCTGATGTCATCCATGGCTACGGTGCCACCGAAACCACGCCGCTGGCGTCGACGAACTGGAAGATCCGTCCCGGTCTCGACCTCGACGAGGAGGAGAAGTGGGATCTCAAGCGCTCGCAGGGCCTGCCGATCATCGGTGTCGAGATGAAGACCGTCGACCCCGAGGGCAATGAGCTGCCACGCGACGGAAAGTCCATGGGCGAGCTGCTCATGCGCGGCCCCTGGATCACCGAGTCCTACTATCAGCTGCCCGACAATGCCGATCGCTTCCTCGACGGCTGGTGGCGGTCGGGTGACGTCGGCACCATCGACGAGTACGGCTACCTCAAGATCACCGACCGTCTCAAGGACGTCATCAAGTCCGGAGGCGAGTGGATCTCGTCGATCGACATGGAGAACGCGATCCTCGACAACCCCGACGTCAGTGAGGCCGCCGTCATCGGCGTCCCCGACGAGAAGTGGGATGAGCGTCCCGTCGCGTACGTCGTCGCCAACCCCGGCGCCGAGGTGACCAGGGACGCGATCGTCGAAACGCTGAGTGCTCGTTTCGCCAAGTGGCAGATGCCCGACGAAGTCAGGGTCGTCGACGAGATGCCGCGCACCTCGGTGGGCAAACTCGACAAGAAGCTGCTGCGCAAGGACTGGGAAGAGTCCTGA
- a CDS encoding 3-hydroxyacyl-CoA dehydrogenase NAD-binding domain-containing protein, translating into MSSTVAVIGAGTIGRSFAFLFARSGYTVRVFDPRPDLAEVVAELQAEVTADASARNELASQVGTVDIAETVEAAVAGVVFVQESGPEDPESKPVLFAQIAEAAPAGAVFATSSSTIPASVIAAALPESAASRVIVGHPFNPPHLMPLVEVVPSQQTSQETVDAAVEFYRSCEREPVVLRREIRGFVGNRLQNALMREAISLVQNGVVTAEDLDSVLKNSLGLRWSAIGQFEGMHFGGGEDGIRGFMDHIGPAFAAIEDLPVDVDPAAMEDVFEQVEEAYGPQPTPQAAAVRDRIQKAVLEARGQGR; encoded by the coding sequence ATGAGCTCAACAGTCGCCGTCATCGGCGCCGGAACCATCGGCCGGTCGTTCGCCTTCCTCTTCGCCCGCAGCGGGTACACGGTGCGGGTCTTCGACCCGCGTCCCGACCTCGCCGAGGTGGTCGCCGAGCTGCAGGCCGAGGTGACCGCCGACGCTTCCGCCCGGAACGAGCTGGCCTCGCAGGTCGGCACCGTCGACATCGCCGAGACCGTCGAAGCCGCCGTGGCCGGTGTCGTCTTCGTCCAGGAATCCGGTCCCGAGGATCCCGAATCGAAGCCGGTGCTGTTCGCTCAGATCGCCGAGGCGGCGCCTGCCGGGGCCGTGTTCGCAACCTCGTCGTCGACGATCCCGGCCTCAGTGATCGCGGCCGCGCTCCCGGAGTCCGCAGCATCTCGCGTCATCGTCGGCCACCCGTTCAATCCGCCGCACCTGATGCCGCTCGTCGAGGTCGTGCCCTCCCAGCAGACCTCCCAGGAGACCGTGGACGCCGCGGTCGAGTTCTATCGCAGCTGCGAGCGCGAACCGGTGGTGCTGCGGCGTGAGATCCGCGGATTCGTCGGCAACCGGCTGCAGAATGCGCTGATGAGGGAAGCGATCTCGCTCGTGCAGAACGGGGTCGTCACCGCCGAGGACCTCGACTCGGTGCTGAAGAATTCGCTGGGTTTGCGATGGTCGGCCATCGGCCAGTTCGAAGGCATGCACTTCGGCGGGGGAGAGGACGGGATCCGCGGCTTCATGGACCATATCGGCCCGGCCTTCGCCGCCATTGAGGATCTGCCCGTCGACGTCGACCCCGCAGCTATGGAAGACGTCTTCGAGCAGGTCGAAGAGGCCTACGGACCCCAACCGACCCCTCAGGCCGCCGCCGTCCGCGACCGGATCCAGAAAGCTGTCCTCGAAGCCCGCGGTCAGGGGCGCTGA